In Hippoglossus stenolepis isolate QCI-W04-F060 chromosome 13, HSTE1.2, whole genome shotgun sequence, a single genomic region encodes these proteins:
- the slc38a11 gene encoding putative sodium-coupled neutral amino acid transporter 11 → MRTQRNQTSDPQVLRMAQQLPHEEGTMLIHPPKDASGARRSTTSATFNFINSIIGSGIIGLPYALNQAGLPFGLLLLVIVALITDYSIILLIRAGNLSGTNSYQSLVQSTFGFPGFLILSALQFLYPFIAMVSYNITTGDTMTKVFQRIPGVGPGHILAERHFVILLSTLAFTLPLSLYRNIEKLGKVSLLSMVLTLTILIIVIIRSATFGPQILPTENAWAFAKWNAIQAVGVMSFAFICHHNSFLIYGSLEQPTLANWSQVTHVSVGSALIISAAFAVAGYTTFTGFTQGDIFENYCRDDNLATFGRFCFGLSIITTFPLECFVTREVLSNVFFRRDLSKVEHVVITMLIVAVCTSISLAYDCLGVVLELNGALSATPLIFIIPSACILKLSSGRWYQGENLIATILIIAGLFVMITGLTMTGLNPQDCSHGAEMFYCADANISGTAPPV, encoded by the exons ATGAGAACGCAGAGGAATCAAACCAGCGACCCTCAGGTGCTCAGGATGGCTCAGCAG CTACCACATGAAGAAGGGACCATGTTAATTCATCCACCAAAAGATGCATCAGGAGCAAGAAGGTCAACAACATCTGCAACCTTCAATTTCATCAATTCCATAATAGGATCAGGAATCATAG GTTTACCGTATGCACTGAACCAGGCAGGGCTCCCCttcggcctcctgctgctggtcaTCGTTGCGTTGATCACAG ATTATTCCATCATCTTGTTGATCAGAGCAGGGAACCTGTCGGGGACAAACAGTTATCAGTCACTGGTGCAGAGCACATTCGGGTTCCCTGGGTTTCTGATTCTATCTGCGCTGCAGTTCCTTTACCCTTTCATCG ctaTGGTTAGTTACAACATCACAACTGGTGACACAATGACCAAAGTATTTCAGAGAATACCAGGAG tgggTCCAGGTCACATACTCGCCGAGCGTCACTTTGTGATCTTGCTGTCAACGCTGGCGTTCACGCTGCCTCTCTCACTTTATCGAAACATAGAGAAACTGGGGAAG gtGTCCTTGCTGTCGATGGTACTGACACTTACCATCctcatcattgtcatcatccGATCAGCCACCTTCGGACCCCAAAT cCTCCCGACAGAGAACGCATGGGCATTTGCAAAGTGGAATGCAATTCAGGCAGTAGGTGTTATGTCTTTTG cCTTTATATGCCACCACAACAGCTTCCTTATTTATGGTTCCCTGGAGCAGCCCACTCTAGCTAACTGGTCTCAAGTCACCCACGTCTCAGTCGGTTCTGCGCTTATTATCAGTGCTGCGTTTGCTGTCGCAGGCTACACCACCTTCACCGGCTTCACACAAG GAGACATATTTGAGAACTACTGCAGAGATGATAACCTCGCAACATTTGGTCGCTTCTGCTTTGGCCTCAGTATAATAACCACATTTCCACTGGAGTGTTTTGTGACACGAGAG GTGTTGTCCAATGTCTTTTTCAGACGGGACCTTTCAAAAGTTGAACATGTGGTCATAACCATGCTCATAGTTGCCGTTTGCACATCAATATCTTTGGCCTATGACTGTCTCGGAGTTGTTCTGGAGCTGAAT GGTGCTCTGAGCGCCACACCCCTGATCTTCATCATTCCGTCAGCGTGCATCCTCAAACTCTCGTCTGGCCGCTGGTACCAGGGTGAAAACTTGATCGCCACCATCTTGATAATAGCTGGCTTATTCGTCATGATCACCGGGTTGACCATGACCGGCCTCAACCCACAAGACTGTTCCCACGGCGCGGAGATGTTCTACTGTGCAGACGCCAACATCTCTGGCACTGCACCACCTGTATGA